In bacterium, a genomic segment contains:
- a CDS encoding polysaccharide deacetylase family protein encodes MRKRSECEHMRRVLGRMTGGVGKGITLWLAGLMIAALAGHMAGTLTLLPGQHEAWAADPPPVVCTSNDQCLAEEYCEKKPGDCQGEGVCVRRPAGCLAYVDPVCGCDGRTHSNPGCAAAFSGVNVEHDGECIKGDLNGDSQVTPEDALIAFRCYLALGSCPHWADVNQDSQITPADALCLFRKYLGLTSCLDWIKLCYIDFLRMSPLKTAEYLTSILHLPVGKIGPDYKVVSTDSQPVGLDWEREMKWIKEGYEYTLTNGGRITMWGDPNNRPYPNCQHYALTYLLKRRGTSIGWSYDQEKVMARMKEILFSLGIVLSGSEELSLVKSSAGPYSHWYEFTAKQKFGSETLSYPGIYAEIEGDTGEINFLKILRWYPNLNDITVVLSDADLEEKAQYYYTHTASHEVISVPADLTVGELYIIRDRLCKRVGGAVIDAWGSTLHLFIDVQTGDILDEERMLVDNAVIDEPANTQTNTQKPPEALMLLIEYEGMPGLTNFIFELQKRNIPSLLLASADFVEQHTGELKKLQEYGMEVAALCSPSPPLWDVPYEEQYQIIKDRKERIEACLGKPIRAIASAYFAYDHNTLKVAEELGIPFVMARGTTGAKATIYQPQGYDVRIFSVSNVSSEKWGTGSLCDYSYWAREGTPEQFREELFDAARQHDKISPVSHTRIGGLKAAWNAVYLDFFDQASIHWVDLDTFGTVDEILPLSEIPQNREVQYTVPKPARPLDEEPNVDNPCQISDFPASPGQGVGQEAGSRIIIFHNGYGSMCLAALDFLQGLDYPLVQHLNTDADYRDRLNELMTQYGSSEGISDTFGYLPVIFVKDKAYSGFDDQVKEGILQAIGGK; translated from the coding sequence ATGAGAAAAAGGAGTGAGTGTGAGCATATGAGACGGGTTTTGGGAAGAATGACCGGGGGGGTAGGCAAGGGAATTACCTTATGGCTTGCAGGGCTCATGATAGCAGCCCTGGCAGGACACATGGCAGGTACCCTCACCCTGCTGCCCGGTCAGCATGAGGCATGGGCTGCTGATCCTCCGCCGGTGGTTTGCACCAGCAATGATCAGTGCCTGGCGGAAGAGTATTGTGAGAAGAAGCCCGGAGATTGTCAGGGAGAAGGGGTGTGTGTCAGAAGGCCAGCAGGCTGCCTGGCTTACGTTGATCCGGTCTGTGGCTGTGATGGCCGAACGCACAGTAATCCCGGTTGTGCTGCGGCCTTCAGCGGTGTAAACGTGGAGCACGATGGCGAGTGCATCAAAGGCGATCTCAATGGTGATAGCCAGGTCACGCCCGAAGATGCCCTGATTGCCTTCCGGTGCTATCTGGCTCTTGGCTCCTGCCCGCACTGGGCTGATGTCAATCAGGACAGTCAGATTACTCCGGCAGATGCTCTTTGCCTGTTCCGAAAATATCTGGGGCTGACATCCTGCCTGGATTGGATCAAGCTCTGCTACATTGATTTTTTACGTATGTCTCCCTTGAAGACGGCTGAATATCTTACAAGTATACTGCACCTTCCGGTTGGAAAGATAGGTCCTGACTACAAAGTGGTCTCTACCGACAGCCAGCCGGTTGGGCTTGACTGGGAAAGGGAAATGAAATGGATAAAGGAAGGGTATGAGTACACCCTCACTAATGGTGGCCGGATCACCATGTGGGGCGATCCCAATAATCGGCCTTATCCCAATTGTCAGCACTATGCCTTAACTTATCTCCTGAAGAGGCGGGGGACCTCAATCGGCTGGTCATACGATCAGGAAAAGGTAATGGCCAGGATGAAAGAGATACTATTCTCGCTGGGCATAGTCTTGAGCGGTTCGGAAGAGTTATCCCTCGTCAAATCTTCTGCCGGTCCCTACTCTCATTGGTATGAGTTTACCGCAAAGCAGAAGTTCGGGTCCGAAACCCTGAGCTATCCGGGTATTTATGCGGAAATCGAAGGAGATACGGGTGAAATCAACTTCCTGAAAATCCTGAGATGGTATCCTAACCTAAACGACATCACGGTTGTACTCTCCGATGCGGACCTGGAGGAGAAAGCACAGTATTACTATACCCATACTGCAAGCCATGAGGTTATTTCCGTGCCTGCTGACCTGACAGTCGGGGAACTTTACATCATCAGGGACAGGCTGTGCAAAAGAGTCGGCGGAGCAGTCATCGATGCCTGGGGGTCCACCCTGCATCTGTTCATTGATGTGCAAACCGGCGACATTCTGGATGAAGAGCGGATGCTGGTTGACAATGCGGTCATAGACGAGCCAGCCAATACCCAAACCAATACCCAGAAGCCGCCGGAAGCCCTGATGCTGCTCATCGAGTATGAAGGCATGCCCGGCCTGACTAACTTTATCTTCGAGCTTCAGAAAAGAAATATCCCCTCACTGCTTCTGGCTTCGGCAGACTTTGTCGAGCAGCATACCGGGGAACTCAAGAAGCTGCAAGAGTATGGCATGGAGGTCGCGGCCTTATGCTCTCCCTCTCCCCCGCTCTGGGATGTGCCCTACGAGGAGCAGTATCAGATTATCAAAGACCGGAAGGAGAGGATCGAAGCCTGCCTCGGCAAGCCGATCAGGGCAATAGCCTCAGCCTATTTTGCTTACGATCATAATACCCTCAAAGTGGCTGAAGAGCTCGGCATCCCCTTTGTCATGGCCAGAGGGACCACCGGGGCCAAAGCAACCATCTATCAGCCGCAAGGGTACGATGTCAGGATATTTTCGGTTTCCAACGTGTCCTCGGAAAAGTGGGGCACCGGCAGCCTGTGCGATTACAGCTACTGGGCGAGGGAGGGGACGCCGGAGCAGTTCCGGGAGGAGCTGTTCGATGCCGCCCGGCAGCACGACAAAATCTCTCCGGTCTCCCATACCCGGATCGGCGGCCTGAAGGCAGCGTGGAATGCGGTCTATCTGGACTTTTTCGATCAGGCATCCATCCATTGGGTCGATCTGGACACCTTCGGGACAGTGGACGAGATACTCCCGCTGTCTGAAATCCCCCAAAACCGGGAGGTCCAATACACCGTCCCCAAACCGGCCCGGCCCCTCGATGAAGAGCCGAATGTTGATAATCCCTGTCAAATCAGCGACTTTCCGGCATCTCCCGGCCAGGGAGTCGGCCAAGAAGCCGGGAGCAGGATCATCATCTTCCATAACGGCTATGGCTCCATGTGCCTGGCCGCGCTCGATTTCCTCCAGGGTCTTGACTACCCGCTCGTGCAGCATCTGAATACCGATGCCGATTACCGGGACCGGCTGAACGAGCTCATGACCCAGTATGGCTCAAGCGAGGGGATATCGGACACATTCGGCTATCTGCCGGTCATATTCGTGAAGGACAAAGCCTACTCCGGCTTTGACGACCAGGTGAAAGAGGGAATATTGCAGGCGATCGGGGGGAAGTAG